The Candidatus Edwardsbacteria bacterium region CGATGACGATGGTCCCGGAATGAACCAGTTGCTTGATGGTCCGGCGGTTGACTATGGAGCGGGGAATGGGGGACGGCACGAAGCGGCGGTAGCCCCGTCCGGCGTCTTCTTTGACCACCCAGCCGCGTTTAAGCAAAGCTTCAACTTCGTCCTGCTTATAATAGGAACCTATTGGTTTGGAAGGATCCAATATCGAGGGATCATCCTTATCCACCACCACCTGAGTGACCATGGTAACCACGTCACGGTCGATCTTCTCCCTTATCAGATTATTCTGAAGGGACTGCTCTATCATGTAACCCATCCCGCCCTCGGTGTCGGCCACAATGACACCCAAAGGAAGGGCCGGGATGCCGTCGGGGAAGGTGCGCTCCACCCGTAGCAGGGCATTGCCCACCTGGGGGCCGTTGCCGTGGGAAATGGCCAGGTTGTAGCCTTCCTTGACCAGTTCGGTGATGGCCTGCACCGCCTGCCTGGTATTGGAGAACTGCTGGTGAATGTCTTCCTTGCCGGTGGCGCCGATGGCATTCCCGCCCAGGGCCACCACCGCGGTTTTATTGTTTGGCATACATTTCTCTTTTTAGGAACCTATAAATTAAGTTCTTGCAGTGTGCACAGTCTTTTTATTAACCACAAAGCCCGCTAAGCACACAAAGAAATAATATAGATTCTTTGAGCCCTTGGTGCTCTCTGTGGTAAAAGTTCCGGTTTATCCTGATCTTGGTTGATATCACGG contains the following coding sequences:
- the arcC gene encoding carbamate kinase — protein: MPNNKTAVVALGGNAIGATGKEDIHQQFSNTRQAVQAITELVKEGYNLAISHGNGPQVGNALLRVERTFPDGIPALPLGVIVADTEGGMGYMIEQSLQNNLIREKIDRDVVTMVTQVVVDKDDPSILDPSKPIGSYYKQDEVEALLKRGWVVKEDAGRGYRRFVPSPIPRSIVNRRTIKQLVHSGTIVIAAGGGGVPVYAKTEGGYEGVDAVIDKDRASAVLARDIQAETLLILTSVGKVSLNYKKPGQKDLDKITLSEAKGYLAAGHFAAGSMGPKIEAAIQFLEYGGRQVIITSLEKAAEALKGKAGTLLGVK